The nucleotide sequence ATAGTGGTTCTAGTAACTGCATTACTCAAATCTTTTTATCAAATAGCTCTCCAACTCCTCAAACAGAGCAAATTGAAGAAGAAATTAATATGTACCAACTCATACGGCCCATGGCAGCAAATCCAGTGTGTGTAACAAAACAAAAATAGATTGAAAATCAGAAACTCTTATATAACAAATGATAATATACTGTATAACTTACAGCATCTAAGCATGCTTGCAGTTGAAGAGCTTCATTGCTTTTAAGTGAAGAAATCAAATTTGATCCAGATAATCCACTAGCCAAAGCAAGAACACAGTCATTTGTGCTAGTATCTCCATCAACCTTCAACAAAAGTAAAATAAAGCAATTCAAATAAGTTGAATGAATATTGAATTTCCAATAGATGAAACAAAAAGATGTAGATAAATTACCTATTAATTGTGATATTACTTGTTCACTTCATTTCAAGGGGGAAAAAAACTAAGGTGTCATCAACTTACTGTGATTTGGTTAAAGCTTCTATCAACTGACATGCGCACCATACTTTTCCAAACGTCACTAGAAATTCCAGCATCAGTTGTTACAACCTGAAATGTCAGAAGACAAACAACAAGAAGATAAGGCCCTGTGAAATCTGATTGTAAGGAGTTTCTACAAGTACACAAGTGAGGAAATTTTACATACACCAAGCATTGTAGCCATGTTTGGATTGATCATTCCAGAACCTTTTGCCATTCCACCAACTCTCACAGGAACACCTCCAACCTTACCCATCCAAACAAAaaagaaaatcataaaaaaataaagatgaataaCTAATCTAATCATCAAAGTAATTTCCCAATAGTGAAAAAAAAGccaaaatgaaaaaataaagtcCTAACCTCTGTTTCAACAGCTACAGATTTGCTTACAAGGTCAGTTGTAGTAATGGCAATAGCTGCAGAATCGGCcctaaaaaatcaaaaaatggAAGAAGCACGTATGGTAAACACCAGGAATTTCTGATGACAAATAAGTAACGACCTGGAACAGTTTTACCACATGGAAAAAGAAATTGATTCATAGGATTGTTGTCCTACATGCTTTCTTGAAATATTAACATGTCTGATAAAAAAGAGGAACATACATATAATTTACATTTACCACAATGTCTATTTACAAGAAAATTGATTCATACTTGTATTTACTAGGAATAACAGTATCACTGAATCCTTTTGTACTATCTGTATGATTTTGTATACACTTCTACAACATTCAAATGAATTAGCACGAAAATTCAATTATATAAAAGGATCTTTTTTCCTAAAAACCCTGGGCATGAGATAGGATCTGATTtctgtttgtttatcttaactgctgaagcAATAAGCTTTACACAAAGATGTTATCAAGTGCCATTGTGGTTCATACAGTCCATCAAAGTTTGTTGAACACAATTCTTTTAACTCTATGATTTTTTGAACCTGTAAGAAAGTGCATGTAAATACATCTTCCAAGGGAAAATATGAGAAAGAAGAAATCAATGAGACAGGAAAACAAAGAGTacaaagagagaaaaataaaatcaatcaaattGATAAAAGAAATATCATTATTcaaaaaagtatttctaaaaaaataccCATCAACAGTTGATGATAATGAAGCAACAAGTCTTGGAAGTGAACTAAAAAGGGCATCCTGAATAGAAGTAAAGAAACATCAACTGAGATGGATAAAAGTTGCAGAATATAATTAGAAGAtatgaaatataaaaaaaaatcttcattAGTTATTCTAAACATCATCTTGACGTGAAATTGCAGCTTATGCTTGCCTTCTTTATCCGCTGGCCAATTACACCGGTTGACTGAAGCAGTACATCCTCTGGCCTCATATTAAGGAGCTAAAATtggtaaataaaaatttaaaaataatataaatattcaAATAGTTAAGATAAAATATCAAGGTAAGttatgaaaaaaaagaaaacctCAGCAAGAGCATTTGCACATTCTACAGCATCCTGGTAGCCTAAGTCGCCCTAAAATGTACCAAAATGAATCACCAAAATCAAATTCCAATTTTACTCTAACAATCCAAtaactatattttattttgaaacagTTACTAGTTAACAAAGAAAGTAAACTCACTGTAGCAGCATTTGCTTGACCAGCATTAATTAATATTGCACGTGCCTAAACACAAAAAAATTGCATGTTAAAGTAACTACTTAAACTACTAGGTTGACAAACTTAACaaagaaatatataatttatttaaaggtATGACGCTAagaataaaatattttcataCAGTAGTTGAAGCGTCTAGGACATTTTTGCAATAGATAACAGGGGCAGCTGTGACAAGATTGGTGGTAAAAGATCCTGGACAGGGGAAAAGATCAAATTTCTTATCTTAACTAAGAGTATACCACTTGTTTAGGTACATAGGATCATGCAGAACACAATAAGAGGATAACGAGTAAAATATAGTGGTCTGAAATCTAAGGTAAAAAACATATGCATTCACCAGCAACAGCTGCATCAACTTCACATGTCACCAAAGACAAATCAGGTTTATTTCCTTTTGCCCTCAGACCTCCATATATGCCTGCAGCTTTGAACCCTTTTGGTGCTGTCACACCACCTGGTATCTGTAAGAGAGTGTCACTGGCAGTAAGAAAATGCTTATGATAGTGTATCAAAAACATAGCTTGCATGGTAACCAAGCTTAATAGAATAACTAATAAAGCAACAGCAACCCTGCAGCTGCCATCAAATAGTGTttttgatgaaaaaaaaaaaattttgacgtTCACTTGCTAGGCAGGTTCAACATGTTACCTGCAAATGTGTAAGTGGCAGACAGTGGATTGCTATTTATTGAGCATTAATATCAGCAAGATTGAGCAATTCACAGTCCGCAACAGTTTGATTATTTccatgaaaaaataaaaagaaaaaaaaaataaaatcacatTTCACTATTTGAAAGTCCGCTTAATCTGAACAGCAAAAAATCAAATCCCATCATTGATCAGTAAATTGATCCGAAGAACTTCAGAGAACTAGCATTTGTAAACTCTCATTCTTAATCTATTTCAAACCACAAGAATTCTAGCTTCTGTTGCCTTTTTACTTGTGCTCAGTATTGACTTATAGTTAGATCAACCTTATCATACATATACATTATGGTATGATGATTGAATGGGAACACATTGTTTATCAACTACATCACTCGCACAAACATCACCAGACATCTATAGAAGAATCAGAGCTTATCAATCAATGCAATTCAATAGCGCAAAAATGAAACGGTACCTCCGTCCACGGTCCTTCGGGTAGCAGAATCGGAGCGGCGGGGATGTAGGTCGACGCCACGGCCATGGGAATCGAAACTCGACGCGTACGAATTCCGCCGAATTCCGAAACCTGGGAGATAAAAGAACGGAAATAAGAGGTCGGCATTATGAGGGTTGGTGGAGGAATTTAGAGAGATGGGGGCGACCCTGATGCGGTGGACGAGAGCAGCCGGCGACGAAAGGAGGTGGTTTAGCGGGACAAGAGCCATGACGGCCTCAAGTTTGACGTCTCTCTCTTCGGCCTCGATCGCCGGGAGACTGACGAGACACCGAAGTTGACGGCTAAAACCCTAAAAAAGGAGTCCAGATCCTCTGCGCCCGCCTCCCGTGAAATTAGCCCAAAAACTTTTCTTATATTTGTAAAGAGACCCTGCACATCGAACTATTAGTTCAAAGCGCCAGAAAGCATATGAAATAAGAAGTAGATTCAGGGGGCAAACTAAAATTATTCCTTCGTTTTATAATGTCCCTGGATCGGCCGACTCTCATTTTTAGGGTTTTAGCAATTTCTCCGAACGAATGGCTCTCTCTTCCTCGCTTGCTTTCCGCCGCCTGCTCAGGGCTGCTGCttctcccttctcttcctcctcctcctcgctgcCTCGGCGGAGCTTGTCGCCGTTCGCTGCCTACTGCTCTTCGtcgtcttcctcctcctcccccACTCCGCCCATCTTTCCCTTCGATGACACCCCCGCCGACCTTCCTCCCCTCACCACGTCTAATCTGTTTGTCAGCGGTAAGTACTCTGAACATCCCTTGTTTTATGTTCGTATCTACCATGCTTTTTAATCAAATGGAGTCAAGTTAGAAACTTTTTGACACTTAATCTTAGATTTGGCACCGTTTTTTAGTGATAATGATGAAAAAGTGTATTTTGAGGATTATGTTTAGGAACATTATCACAGAGTAGTCGTTTGATTGTTTGTTCAACTAAATTGATTTATTCTTCGCATACAGACGATGCCTAGTTTGTACGACGTATACCTTGAACATGCCCTAGGGAAGACACAAAAGAGGTTCTCCCTTCTTTAGGAATGTCCGGTGAAATTGTTTGGAGTAGAACTAGGGTATTTTTGAGGATACGCTTGAATATTAGAACATTTGGATTCGAAGAATCGAAGAGTCAGAGTGGTGGTTGTAATATATTGGTGGCTAAATAGCATTACATATATTGATGTTATATATCTAAGAATTCTTCCAATATCGTTGTGAAGATTAGAATTCAACTATTTCAAAGCAATCAACATATTTATGGTTGCTATTGTTTGTATTCTATACTCTAATATTACCCTCGATTCAAGTTTTCTTTGTCATCGATGTGCTCCAGGACTTTCAAGGTTAACCACTAATGACAAGCTTCAAGAAGCATTCTCTCCCTTTGGCCAGCTGCTTGAAGGTACTCTAACATcttttgaaaaaagaaaaaagaaaaaagaaagatcTCAGGATACTGAACCCCAATTTCCAAATATGCAGCGAAAGTCATTACCGATAGAATCTCAGGAAGGTCCAAGGGGTTTGGTTTCGTTAAATATGCAACCATAGAAGAGGCGGAGAAGGCGCGCGCCGGGATGAACGCGAAGTTTCTCGATGGATGGGTTATCTTCGTGGATCCTGCAAAACCAAGAGAGCCAAGATCATACAACCCTCCACAGTCTCAAACTTCTGAAGATGGTATCAGAACTAACAAAACTATTGGTTGGTGTGGTTGATCATTTATACACCCCATTCGTCATACCCTTTATTTCAACGATTGAAATAATTTGAACGATACAATCTGTGAGGGAGTCATTCTCATTCGTCATACCCTTTATTTAGATCTCAAGTTAGCTCAgttcttacaaaaaaaaaaacacactgtATGCTACACTTGCTGTTGTAGTTCGTATATTTATCGATGGTAAATGATGACGGTGCTTTGTTGAATCTGTTCTTGTTAGTTGCTTCAACTGTCACTATGCCTCGTTCATTATCTCGATGTGAACTTgatttctttatttttaaagaGAATATTGTTTATTTTATATCAAGGAGAAGACGAGAGACCGGTTTGAAGGAGGAGAATTAAAGGACATAGGGGACAAAATAGATATTTCTTCCATCACATATATATTTACGAACACAAATTGTCGTTTGGGAAAATTTGCATGTACAAATAAATTTTTGTATGCAGTCTCTATCcataaaaatttttagaatctagtatattttttatcaaattgagtaagattttttttaagaaaatatattagatttttttaaaataatactaaattggatgaaaaatatattagatttttttaaaatagtaattGTTATtgaatttataaggaattatattaagcagAAAAAAAAGTCgtattcaatttaataaaaaatatatttaattctagtttaatgggttgaatttaataagaaatatattcaattttagattatttgtacgaaaaaaatattttgataggaAATATATTCGATTTTAACATAAAGTACTAGATtctaatgtaaaatactgaatttaATCGGAAATATATAGATAATAATATTTACATGAGAAAATTGAAATGATGTAAAATTATGATTatgattagaattttttttctattttaccgttatttttttaataattagttatatattGTTATAttgtattatattatttatatacgTGATCGGGTCTCAGCGTGGAAACTAAGCAGCTTTTCCAATTGGCCTGACGGCGCTTGTTTAGATAACACGTGGCGCCTTTCTATTGGCCTTAGTTGACGGTCTGCAGACGAAAAGGCAGTCGTAAATATTATCATCGCCTCCACCTCGCCGCTTTCCTTCCCTTCTTTATATATCCTTCTCATCGCCGATCTTTGATCTCCGATCTTAAATTTCCTTCGCCTCGATCCCGAAACTCGCCCCTCCGATCCTCGTCTCGTCGCCGCAGCCGCAGCCGCTGCCGCTGCTGCCAGCAAAATGGTACGTGCTCTGTTTTTTTCTTTCGGATTTGCTCCGTTTCCAGGTATCTTTTCTGCGTTTTATCGTCTGAGCATTTCGGTTTTCTGGTTCCATGCGTCCCCTGAAATTTGTGGAGTGGAATCCAATTTGGAGGTTGGCTAGGGTTTGGATCCGAAGCATGCTACAGTGTGATGCTTGGGTTCCGATCTCTGATCGTTGGTACTCGGATGTGGATTGTTGTTCTGTTGGTGGAATTATAGTGTCGATCCGTCGCCGCTCATTCCGCTGTTGCTTGGGTTGAATATTGTTAGCGTGGAATCCCGTTAGAGGATCAGCTAGTGTGAGTTCATTTGTCTAGGGTTTGGATCCGAAGCATGCTGTGTTACTCTGAATAGTTTGATGGTTGAGGTCTGGCCTCTTCTGATCGTTGGCAGTTGCATGTAGATTGTTCTGTTGGAATTGTAGCGTCGATCCCTCATGGCTCTCTCTGCTGTAGCAAGAGTTGATTAGACTTTCAACGTGAAATCCCATTTGGAGGGTCAGCTTGTGCGTGATTTGGTTTAGGTAGGGTTGGAGTCTGATCTCTGGCCATTGGTATTTGCATGTAGATTGCTCGTTAAATTGTACTATTGATCCCTTGCCACTCTTTCTGAAGTAGCTTGGGTTGGTTAGATTGCTGATGGTGAGTCCCATTTGGAGAATCAGCTAGTACCTGCGGGTTCATTTGCCCATGGTTTGGATCAGAAGCATGCTGCAAGTTGATGCGGATCTGATTTCTGATCGTTGGTATTACGTGTTGATTATTATTCTACTCGTGGAACTCTAATGTCAGTGCCATTCCttcgttgctctctccacaattGCTTGTATTGAGTGGTTTGTTTAAGCTCTGATCACTTCTATTTCTTATACCTCTTTCAACCAAACAATTTAAGCCTATTTAAGTGGACTCATAGATAAATTAGATTCCCTGTTGTGAAAATTTTGTATGATCTTACCTTATACATCAATTAGATTCCATAAAGTGAAATTTTTTATCAGATCTAGTTGATCTAATGAATAAAATGGTAGGATGTACTAAACTGGAACTCCTGTTTGCAATGGCAGTGCCTTTTATTTAAGGAGATTACAGTAGTTTGGTTAATCTCTAGATACTAAGCTGCACTGATCTGTGTGTATTGTATTCAATCGGCCAATGTATGTTGTTCCTTGTTGGTGCCTGAGGACTATATATGCTTCTTGACAAGTCAACAAAGTTGTGATCACAAGTTGTTGCATTGTTATATGGCAGGCCAACGCAGTTTCAGGAATGGCAGTGAATGACGACTGCAAACTGAAGTTCTTGGAATTGAAGGCAAAACGCACCTACCGCTTCATAATCTATAAGATTGATGAGAAGCTGAAGCAGATCCTTGTGGAGAAGTTTGGTGAACCCAACCAAACATATGATGATTTTACTGCCAGCCTCCCTGCAAATGAATGCCGATATGCAATATATGATTTTGACTTTGTGACTGAAGAGAACTGTCAGAAGAGCAAGATCTTTTTTATCGCAtggtaaattttatattttgtttctaATTGAGTTTATTTAACTGATGCATTAACTTCCCCTTGTTCGTCTTTGTTTGAAACAAAGGTCCCCTGACACATCAAGGGTGAGAAGCAAGATGCTTTATGCGAGCTCGAAAGAGAGGTTCAAGAGAGAGCTGGACGGCATCCAGGTGGAACTGCAAGCAACCGATCCTACCGAGATGGATCTTGATGTCATAAGAAGCCGTGCAAATTGAGTATGTGGCTTATGCCTCTTATTCGTGCCGCCAAACTTGTTCTATTATTCGTGTGCTTCTGATGGAATCTTCATAATTCCAAAGGGAAGGTTGGTTCCCTTAGATATCATTTGGGCTTGTGGTTGGGATTACTTAATAGTAACTTTTTTTGAATTATCCTCCATTTTAACTTGGTGATGTATTTCAAATTTGCTACTTGTGGGCATTAGTATCTAATTGTTCTCTTCTTTATCGATATTTGACCTAAATGCTTCCTctgtttttatttcaattttcctTCTCACTTTAAGTATATGTAGATTCTTACCATTGTTTAAAAGTCCAACCAGATGGGAGTCTGATTTGAGTGTGAGGCTCCCTCGCTTCGCGTCACTCACACTTTTTTACAACTTCCAAATCATCTCTGTTTATGTGTGTCATCAAAATTACTCTTATCTCATAGCCTTTTTACAGATGTATTAGATGTTCTTGTATGTCGTCGCGCACTACTTTGGATTACATTTTCAAGTTTTGTAGACTTTCTTCAGACACATACACCATTTGCACAAGCTATTCTCAGTGATGTATGTGCATTGGCAGCCAGTGAGTGTCGCTGAGGTATATTTATGCACGCACACGTTTATGTATGTTTTATGCTTGCATTCTCTGTACACGCGTTGCCAAATGTATAGGTCACTGAGCCTCACAGAGTCACAGGGTCCGTGAGTTTACCAACCGATATGAATTAGTTTCtttataaagaatttatttaaaaagtaTTGATATTTTTGCTTAGTGATATATGAGATCTGCTAGTGCTACCTTAGCGGTTCCCTTAAATCACTATAATTAGTTGTTATAAAAGTTATTGTAgcacttaaaataatattgtaagataatattttttataactattttaaattaattttaataaaatttaaataattttaatgaagTTGATAAAAAGTTTCTTGATATTATaatgtttagagtttaaattttaaaattcaagatTTAGTTATAAACCTATAGCAGCTATCGTTAGCTATTTtagtttaatcaaattaaaccttaaactttaaataaaatttcctaatttatctcctGGGGCTGCCTTCCAGAATTATGGGCAGTTTAGAAATAACCAATACATTTTAGGGTGAAAAGGGAATTTGCCGTTCTATATGTTCACGATTGTGTATCATTGACCGCCCCTTTCCGCGAGAACCCTATCCGCGTCCCTTCTCTTCGTCGCTCGATTCCTCTTCTCAGATCTGCATCGCAGATGTCGGGCGCCCTTGACATGTCCCTCGACGACATAATCAAATCCAGCAAGAAGACTGCCGGCGGCGGACGCGGGCGGGGCCGTGAGGGCGGCGGGCCGTCCCGTCGCGCGCCCAACCGAACGGCTAACCGATCCGCCCCTTACTCCGCCGGGAAGGTACGCGCTTTGGGGATTTCCTGCGGCTGCCGGATCCGGGCTTCCTCCCTACCACCCGATCTGATTTGATCTGCGATCCCAGGCTCCCGACTCGGTGTGGCAGCACGGCATGTACTCGACGGCGCAGGCGGGCGGTTTTCCTGCTGCGACGGCGAGGGCTTCCTCCATAGAGACCGGCACCAAGCTGTATATCTCGAATTTGGAATTCGGAGTGTCGAACGAGGACATCAAGGTGCTCTTTTTCACTTTTTAGCATTCGATTTGTAGCGGCTTCACCTGGAAATTTCGCATCTGTTGATTTTGTGCAAAGTATTAGTTTTTTGGCTATCTTGAGCCTTCTTTTTATTTCAGCAGGTTTGATGCTGTATCTCCACTTTCTATCTTACATAGATGGGGATATATTACAGAGATTATGCTTTTATATTTTGCTCGTTTTGGAATTCAACTACTTTTTCTAAAATTTTGGGATGTAAACTTGATAGACACCTTACAATCAAAATGAGTAGTTGCTTTTAAAGTTGATGATAAATACCTTGTTTTTTCATTGTCATTTAACCATTTTGGGAAATTcttataaattaattttgatttctttTACAATGAACTTGTGATGTGCTGCTCATATTTGCACCAACAACTGATTTCTTTCTTGCACTCGTCATCCTCATATGATCATATTGCATCTTGTTTTGATTTTAGATAAATATTGGTTATCTTAATTTGGAAACAGATTCATGTGCCAATGTAATAACCATAATATTGATAGTTTCTATTCTTTAAAAATGATTTACAATCCATCCTAActgaatgtatttttttttatttacgaATACATTTTGGGTAGTTTTTATTGTGTTTTCCTGTGTTTTTCTATGATCCTCTTTGGTTGGAAAAAATAATTGGATATGTTTATGAAATAGTATTTTAATATCTCCGTATCTCAatttgattgttttcttttgttggcTTTGGGGTACCTgccttttgtttgtttgttttattattattgatgATATTATTGTTTGCTGCAGGAACTGTTTTCAGAGGTTGGGGATCTCAAGCGTTATTCTATAAATTACGATAGAAGCGGAAGGTCTAAGGTAGTTACTTAGCTGGAGTGTTGTTATTTGATGCCAGTCTCATACTTTAGCTTCTTgccttattttattaaaaaaaaaatcaaagggaTCGGCTGAAGTGGTCTTTGCAAGGAGAACTGATGCTATAGCAGCTGTGAAGAGGTACAATAATGTCCTACTCGATGGAAAacccatgaaaatagaaattatCGGCACAAATATTTCAACACCAGCTGTTGTACCTCAAGCTACAGATGGTGCCTTTGGAAAGCCTAATGGCACTTCAAAAAGGTTTATTTTACTCTCTTCTGAAAATTCATGATAATGACTGTTTAATTATTGAATTCTACTTTTTGCATGAGTTGaatcttttttttctaatgtgtgTGGAGTGTGGTAATGAAGGAGTTCAGTTGATATTTTGTTGCCGTAAAGTGTGTTGTTATACTATTTGTAGTTTCTTACATTTCATATATCCGAGCATCTAACTTATACTTCTACAGGATGGTATGAACATGAAGCTGTCAGATTCCATTTACTACTTAGTATCTGTTTTAGATTTGTTTCATTTGTTATCTTGTTATGATCCATTAACAGTAGTTATTTCTGATTAGCTTCTGGTTGTCAGTTGCCTGGTGTGATTATATAATTTCTTCTCTTCCCTTTTCTTAGGtgtaattaataatatattttccACTTAAATGATTCATAGAGCGAATTGGTAGGTTTCAGGAGTACACTGAATAATCGAATATCATGGATGTTGAAGCTGATTGTAATTAAGGTGTACCTTTTTATGTAAATAATCCCTTGATTTTGTGTCGACACGTCGATTATCATGTTTATTCTAGTAAATATCCATATGTCAGACACTGTCAGCTCCCTGGTAAAGTGTAAACTAATAGTTGAAATATTCTTGTGCCCATTATGAAATGGATATTGTGCATATTGGTTTTGCAATATAAATATTGATCTATATATGTTCTGTCCCAATTTAATGTCTATCCACTCCATT is from Zingiber officinale cultivar Zhangliang chromosome 7B, Zo_v1.1, whole genome shotgun sequence and encodes:
- the LOC122007296 gene encoding arginine biosynthesis bifunctional protein ArgJ, chloroplastic-like; the protein is MALVPLNHLLSSPAALVHRIRVSEFGGIRTRRVSIPMAVASTYIPAAPILLPEGPWTEIPGGVTAPKGFKAAGIYGGLRAKGNKPDLSLVTCEVDAAVAGSFTTNLVTAAPVIYCKNVLDASTTARAILINAGQANAATGDLGYQDAVECANALAELLNMRPEDVLLQSTGVIGQRIKKDALFSSLPRLVASLSSTVDGADSAAIAITTTDLVSKSVAVETEVGGVPVRVGGMAKGSGMINPNMATMLGVVTTDAGISSDVWKSMVRMSVDRSFNQITVDGDTSTNDCVLALASGLSGSNLISSLKSNEALQLQACLDAVMQGLAKSIAWDGEGATCLIEVSVIGATGETEAAKIAHSVASSSLVKAAIYGRDPNWGRIACAVGYAGVHFDLNDLMISLGDIPLMRNGQPLPFDRDIASKYLRVAGESHGTVHIYVSVGNGEGSGKAWGCDLSYDYVKINAEYTT
- the LOC122007300 gene encoding THO complex subunit 4B-like, which codes for MSGALDMSLDDIIKSSKKTAGGGRGRGREGGGPSRRAPNRTANRSAPYSAGKAPDSVWQHGMYSTAQAGGFPAATARASSIETGTKLYISNLEFGVSNEDIKELFSEVGDLKRYSINYDRSGRSKGSAEVVFARRTDAIAAVKRYNNVLLDGKPMKIEIIGTNISTPAVVPQATDGAFGKPNGTSKSTGPARVSPGWPRAGGRGRGRSRGRGKGRSEPVSAEALDADLDKYHTEAMQTN
- the LOC122007297 gene encoding organelle RRM domain-containing protein 2, mitochondrial-like, giving the protein MALSSSLAFRRLLRAAASPFSSSSSSLPRRSLSPFAAYCSSSSSSSSPTPPIFPFDDTPADLPPLTTSNLFVSGLSRLTTNDKLQEAFSPFGQLLEAKVITDRISGRSKGFGFVKYATIEEAEKARAGMNAKFLDGWVIFVDPAKPREPRSYNPPQSQTSEDGIRTNKTIGWCG
- the LOC122007298 gene encoding actin-depolymerizing factor 7-like, with amino-acid sequence MANAVSGMAVNDDCKLKFLELKAKRTYRFIIYKIDEKLKQILVEKFGEPNQTYDDFTASLPANECRYAIYDFDFVTEENCQKSKIFFIAWSPDTSRVRSKMLYASSKERFKRELDGIQVELQATDPTEMDLDVIRSRAN